Proteins encoded by one window of uncultured Celeribacter sp.:
- a CDS encoding NUDIX hydrolase encodes MSEDFGPFDGAKIAILRGDDVLTLLRDDRPDIPYPNHWDLPGGGREGDETPFETVAREVFEELSVEIDPAHVIYHVEERGHSNPSVKVHFFVARWEALADEAIRLGDEGQAWGWMPLLAFVRREDAVISLRERLERYLLWQERN; translated from the coding sequence ATGTCTGAGGATTTTGGCCCCTTCGATGGGGCCAAGATCGCCATTTTGCGGGGCGATGATGTTCTGACGCTGTTGCGCGACGACCGCCCCGACATTCCCTATCCCAATCACTGGGACCTGCCCGGAGGAGGGCGTGAAGGGGATGAGACGCCTTTCGAGACCGTGGCTCGCGAAGTGTTCGAAGAGCTGTCCGTCGAGATCGACCCCGCGCATGTGATCTATCATGTCGAGGAGCGGGGCCATTCCAATCCCAGTGTGAAGGTGCATTTCTTCGTCGCCCGCTGGGAGGCGCTTGCGGATGAGGCCATCCGTTTGGGGGATGAAGGGCAGGCCTGGGGCTGGATGCCTTTGCTGGCGTTTGTGCGCCGGGAAGATGCGGTGATTTCTCTGCGCGAGCGGCTTGAGCGCTACCTGCTTTGGCAGGAGCGGAACTGA
- a CDS encoding SPFH domain-containing protein: MNSIDPFQFLTGGNIVTLALAGFIILLVLKGVRIVPQSEKYVVERFGRLRTVLGPGINFIVPLIDVVAHKISILERQLPNAMQDAITSDNVLVKVETSVFYRIIEPEKTVYRIRDVDAAIATTVAGIVRAEIGKMELDEVQSNRDQLIATIKLAVEEQVDNWGIEVTRAEVLDVNLDEATRAAMLQQLNAERARRAAVTEAEGEKRSVELNADAQLYAAEQAAKARRVQAEAEAYATAVVAEAITDHGIESAQYQVALKQVEALIALGAGQGQQTVVVPAAALEAFGNAFKLFGGKS; encoded by the coding sequence ATGAATTCCATTGATCCGTTTCAGTTTTTGACCGGGGGCAATATCGTCACCCTGGCTCTGGCTGGTTTTATCATCCTGCTCGTTCTCAAAGGGGTGCGGATCGTGCCGCAATCGGAAAAATATGTGGTCGAACGGTTTGGTCGTCTGCGCACCGTGTTGGGACCGGGGATCAACTTTATCGTGCCGCTGATTGACGTGGTGGCGCATAAAATTTCCATCCTCGAGCGCCAGTTGCCGAATGCGATGCAGGACGCGATCACCTCGGACAACGTGTTGGTCAAGGTCGAAACATCGGTGTTTTACCGCATCATCGAGCCAGAAAAGACCGTGTACCGTATCCGCGACGTCGATGCCGCGATTGCGACGACGGTGGCCGGGATCGTGCGCGCCGAAATCGGTAAGATGGAACTCGACGAGGTGCAATCGAACCGGGATCAATTGATCGCGACGATCAAGCTGGCGGTCGAAGAACAGGTGGACAACTGGGGCATAGAGGTGACGCGCGCCGAGGTGCTCGATGTGAACCTTGATGAGGCGACCCGCGCCGCGATGTTGCAACAGCTCAACGCAGAACGTGCCCGCCGTGCCGCCGTGACCGAGGCCGAGGGTGAAAAACGCTCTGTCGAGCTGAACGCCGACGCCCAGCTTTACGCCGCCGAACAAGCCGCCAAAGCGCGCCGTGTTCAGGCCGAGGCGGAAGCCTATGCGACCGCTGTCGTGGCCGAGGCGATCACCGATCACGGCATCGAATCCGCGCAATATCAGGTCGCGTTGAAACAGGTTGAGGCCTTGATCGCGCTTGGCGCAGGGCAGGGGCAGCAGACCGTTGTCGTACCCGCCGCAGCGCTTGAGGCCTTTGGCAACGCCTTCAAACTCTTTGGCGGCAAATCCTAA